In one Polynucleobacter sp. JS-JIR-5-A7 genomic region, the following are encoded:
- a CDS encoding tetratricopeptide repeat protein has protein sequence MNDINHFDIAKKYFLDGLHKYQLGFYVEAEELYLRSLDLLPNRISTLLNLSSTQIHLKKFNEAKSTSQDILKIEPLNYEAINNIGLIESKIDNKKRALTSYSRALEINPQYAEAWSNRGITLNDLKRFDEALSSYDRALEINPQYAEA, from the coding sequence ATGAATGATATAAATCACTTTGATATTGCTAAGAAATATTTTTTAGACGGCCTACATAAGTATCAGCTTGGATTTTATGTTGAGGCCGAAGAACTTTATCTAAGATCATTAGATCTACTACCAAATCGAATATCTACATTGCTCAATTTATCCTCTACACAAATACATCTAAAAAAATTTAATGAAGCAAAATCAACTTCTCAAGATATCTTGAAAATAGAGCCACTAAATTATGAGGCTATAAATAACATTGGGTTGATTGAATCAAAAATAGATAATAAAAAGAGAGCGCTAACTTCTTATAGTCGAGCACTAGAAATCAATCCTCAATATGCAGAGGCTTGGTCCAACAGAGGTATTACCTTAAATGACCTAAAGCGCTTTGATGAGGCATTGTCATCTTATGACCGGGCACTAGAAATCAATCCTCAATATGCAGAGGC